In Pangasianodon hypophthalmus isolate fPanHyp1 chromosome 5, fPanHyp1.pri, whole genome shotgun sequence, the DNA window TTAATTTGTTTCTATTCGGTTACACAGACTGCACTGATTTTTACATAATGAAAATTGtccaaattgtttttttcttgcacaGCAAAGAGACAAATGAATAGCTCCTTTATAACAGAAAGTCCTTCTTAAAATCTGATATTTAATGATTAATAGACCACATTCATCAGGTGAATGACCACATTTGTACTTTGCTCAGCCATGCATACCACATGCCTTCTCAGTTTTATGTATCTAGAATAGCTTTATCTGACCATAAACAAGTAAAAGGAGATTAAACAATGGGTTGTTGCATTGAATGTTAACAAGTTAACAATGTATTTATGTGGAATATATTTTTAGACTATGTTCTGAATGATTGTGACTGTTAGCATTACTGAACAACAACAAATTAAATGCTTCTGTTTGTTACATGTTAGATGTGTTATTTGATTGCGTAGATCATCAGGACAGGTTTATGATTATTGTCTCTTTAAGGATGAACATGAATGTTTTGTGACATTTTGAGTTATAAACATGGCTACTGCTATATGGGTAAAGAATCtgttaaacacaaaacaaggCAAACATTCAACAACCAGCTTCATCAAACTCACATAACACTGACAACTGTAATATAGTTGGATAAGTTGAGGCATTTCTTTCCATCATTCCAAACATATTACCCATGACAaagtgtaaaaagaaaaacataattaatACTATTATGAGTATCTGTGGGAGGCAGGGTGGTGCACTCAGCAGTATAATTAATAGGGGTGAAACGACACTATTTAGATTAAAGTACTGTATGAGGACAactgacaatcacacccatatgtgggccttccccaaaatgttgTCAAAAAAGTTTGAAGCACTCAATATAGTATAGAATGTCCTTCTATACTGTAGTTTTAggatttcccttcagtggaagtAAAACCCCAAACCTGttgataatgcccctgtgcacaaagcgagaacCATAAatacatggtttgccaaggttggtgtggaagaactctaATGGCCTGCAccgagccctgacctcaaacccactgaacacctttaggatgaactggaatgccgactacACCGCAGGCCTCCTGGCCCGAcgtcagtgcctgatctcactaatccTTTTGTcagaatgggcaaatccccaaagccatATTCCAAACTATAGcaaaaagccttcccagaagagtgggacagagtgttatagcagcaaaggggtgACAAactctggaataggatgtttaACAAGCATATGTGATTGTAATGGTTAAGTAGCCACATaattttggtcatatagtgtacattgcAAAAATCTCATCGACGTGCATGTTACAACACCAAGCTTGGGGAAGAGGAATTTCTACGCCTATCTGATTTTAAGGCAGCTAATAGTTCAGAAAATACCCTTACCTTGAACTTCTTCTTGCTATATTTGTGGTCTGGCTTTTTTTTGCCCCCACCACAAGGGGGCTCCTCTACATCACTGGATCCACTgtcaccctgaccaggataaagcaggtaCTGAAGATGGATAAATGAAGATTATCTGCATGCTAACTTACGATCATGTGTACCGTTTATTTTTCTAATGGATaaaattcatactttttatttatatttttgcacatttgttACAAGatggtttcatttaaaaaaaggtgataAGTGGAAGCACCAAGAATCACAGTGCATCACATAAAATTGTGTGTCATTACAGCAGGGCAAGTTAAAAATACTGTTGAACAACTTAAGTGTTGTCTTCATACTGTCTTGAACTCgactaatactttttttttatggtgaGTAATAATTCTCAACACTGATCATTACAAATGATTTATAGAAAATTCTAACAGAAAGGGTTTGCAGAATTTCCCATGAAATGTAAACAACCTTCTGTGCCTTCACTGTATTAAGGAGTAAATCCGCATTCCCTTTCTTGACCCTCCTCCTAGGCACAGCAGCCAGCTTTAGTCCTCTTGCCTGTGCTGGGTGCTTCCAGGTCAACAGTGGAGCTCTCGCCTTCACTCCGCTTCTTCAGGATTGAGGGCACCACCAAGTCAAACACTGTTTCAAACAACACATCCACATTGTAGGCAGTTTTAGCACTGGTCTCAAAGCACATGCTTTCAGCGGGCAGACAGGCCTTCTGGTCCAGCCCTTTGTAAAGTAGCACACGTCCATACAGAGCCATGGCATCCTCTCTGTTCACCTGTTTGCGCTGaagtgaggaagaagaaagagacaAGCGTGCAGGCTCGGtcccctcctctccctctgGATTTGAAGCCTGGGCATGCGAGTCAGTCAGGTCAGCTTTGTTGCCTACTATGGCAAAGATGCAGTCGGCATTGGCAGTGTCGGTTAGGGATAGGAAGCGGTCCTCCAGCTCTACGTAGCTTTGCCAACTGGTCATGTCATAGGTGAGGATGACTGCAGCCGCACCACGACAGTACATAGAGCCAAGACCATGGAACTGCTCCCGACCTAGAACACAATCCATTCAGGGTAAAGAGACAGCAAATTGGAGAGGAATTAATGATGactgaataaatacatatatttttacactttaacaAAAGGTTGACACAATGTTTAGAACAGTggcaagtgaaaaacaaaggcTGCCTGTTGTGGAAATATGCAGTGGTCCTCAACCCTCAAGTCTCACAACAATAGCTTCCAGTGACTATACATCTGTGCTTGCTTGAGGATGTGAGACTGGGCTTTGTTCTTCATTCTCCACCACATTTTGCAAATATGTACTGTACACATTGCTATAGGCATTCTGAATGATGGTATGAAATGAAACGTGTAATACTGAAACTATTACATTGCAGCCCTGAATATAAGATATATAGAATTTGGAAACTacactgcagtgattaataaaccaagaacctgaatgttTTAACCTGAATAAGTtaaagcccagacctcaatccaattgaaaatctgtAGGAAGACTTGCTGTTCATTAACAGTCTCCATCGAATATTATTTCATCTGACAGAGCTTcagcaattttgccaagaatAGGCAGGATCCAAACATGAGAAAGGCATACCCTAGAAAACATGTAGCTGTAATTGCAGCAAAAAAAGATGGTTCTACCAAGTATTGACCCAGCTGGGTGAATACAAATTTCTGCTTTTTGGGCTAATTAACAATTATGTcacaaaaaatgtatatattttaaagtaaaatatactACGCAGAATATATGTTAATATACATATAGTGTAAATCAcaaatggtaaaaatcccaGTAAATCTGTTATGTTTAATCATTAGTGGTCATGAAAGTGGCACTGTTCAATGAATATTAAAAAGTGAAGTGATGAGTCACTACCGATTACTGAAAGATATCAGAAAAGCACATGACTTGGCTTCATGAACAAAAATCTGCAGCACTTTGGGTCAGCTGTCAACAGCAAGGAAACTAATTCCACAGGAAGTGATCTGGCAGAAAGTTGAGAGGGGTCATCACTGAATGAAAGATAAATGAGCTGACATCAAAAtcttttctcttaaaaaaaaaaaaaacaactaaactaTAACCCTGagaaaaacagctaaaaacatATAAAGCCTAAGTATGTGAGGGAAAGAGAGGTAATTACCATAAGATCCTGTGACAATTTGTTCACCTTCTCATTGGAACAGTCTACTAGGCCTACTCTATAATAGGAAACCAAGAGACCTCATGATGTCTCATAAGAAGCCCATGTTGACTCAGATGCTTTGGTCGACTGTGTACATGTGCACTGTTCCTACACTGTACAGTCTGGGTTAATAAGGCTACTTTGTAACCTGGATCATATGACTTATCTTTCTCTGCTACTGCATGGTAGATAAACAAGAGGTCTGTTCAATGATTGCCAAAATACTGCGTACACTCATTTCTGATGAAAGAACAAATACTAGAGCCTATgactacacaaacacatttgctTCTTAATTCTCCACGTTCTAGAGGCGTAAAAGATTTTTtgagggaattttttttctattgtactgtcttgttcatTAGTAGGTATACTAATACAGTCTGGGATAATTATGAATCCCCTCAAGGGGATAAACCAAAATATCTCGTTTAGAAAGCATGGTGTATGGTGTAAAAGACATCTCTAACTTTGCATAGTAATTTAcgcagcacttttttttttttcctttcaaccTTATACATATTGTTTATGATTGTGGATTGTTTTATGCACTTTGAAATTCTGGACTCAAAATGAatagtgctatataaataaagattatt includes these proteins:
- the LOC113525968 gene encoding ras-related protein Rab-20 — protein: MADPTKKLKKPDVKIVMLGDMNVGKTSLLHRYTERKFKDTVSTVGGAFFLKQWGPYNISIWDTAGREQFHGLGSMYCRGAAAVILTYDMTSWQSYVELEDRFLSLTDTANADCIFAIVGNKADLTDSHAQASNPEGEEGTEPARLSLSSSSLQRKQVNREDAMALYGRVLLYKGLDQKACLPAESMCFETSAKTAYNVDVLFETVFDLVVPSILKKRSEGESSTVDLEAPSTGKRTKAGCCA